From the genome of Maniola jurtina chromosome 10, ilManJurt1.1, whole genome shotgun sequence, one region includes:
- the LOC123869060 gene encoding splicing factor 3A subunit 3 — METILEQQRSYHEERERAMDAMVKEILHKKTGHRETINADHRLKNLHDRYIESTIRLKELYEDKDGLRKEEIAALSGPNEFQEFYARLKQIKEFHRKHPNEICVPMSVEFEEIAKLRENPSEDYTTPVEFTDEEGYGKYLDLHECYEKYINLKGIEKVDYITYLSIFDHLFDIPRERKNSEYRNYIRALLTYLKVFVSRVKPLQDQAQEMAAAHQEFLKQWETGMFPGWPKETGGALTNIGAHLDLSAFSSWEELASLGLDRLKSALMALGLKCGGTLEERAQRLFSTKGQTALDKSLVAKKGANKAKATTLQRHKDIAAIEAQVYRFANIVSSTRTATIENVTRRAARAAGERRDESDEESDASVTGDVDSDDDEVPYNPKNLPLGWDGKPIPYWLYKLHGLNISYSCEICGNFTYKGPKAFQRHFAEWRHAHGMRCLGIPNTAHFANVTQIEDALALWEKIKNQKEGERFVAENDEEYEDSQGNVVNRKTYEDLKRQGLL, encoded by the exons ATGGAGACAATCTTAGAACAACAACGAAGTTATCATGAAGAAAGGGAACGGGCTATGGATGCAATGGTTAAAGAGATTTTGCACAAAAAAACTGGG CATCGAGAAACAATCAATGCAGACCACCGTCTCAAAAATTTACACGAT AGGTACATAGAATCCACAATAAGGCTCAAAGAGCTGTATGAGGATAAGGATGGCTTACGAAAAGAGGAAATTGCAGCATTATCAGGGCCTAACGAGTTTCAGGAGTTCTATGCTAGACTTAAACAAATTAAAGAGTTTCATAGGAAACATCCTAATGAG ATCTGTGTGCCAATGTCAGTTGAATTTGAAGAAATTGCGAAACTCAGAGAGAATCCTTCAGAAGATTATACAA caCCAGTTGAATTCACTGATGAGGAGGGCTATGGAAAATACCTTGACTTGCACGAGTGTTACGAAAAATACATCAACTTGAAAGGGATAGAG AAAGTTGATTACATTACATATCTAAGTATATTCGACCATCTATTCGACATTCCACGAGAGCGCAAGAACAGTGAATACAGGAACTATATACGGGCACTGTTGACGTACCTCAAGGTCTTCGTGAGCCGAGTGAAGCCACTACAGGACCAAGCACAAGAGATGGCCGCCGCACATCAAGAGTTTCTCAAGCAGTGGGAAACTGGAATGTTTCCTGGATGGCCA aaagaaactGGTGGAGCCTTGACAAACATTGGTGCACATTTGGATTTATCAGCCTTTTCGTCTTGGGAGGAGCTTGCGTCACTCGGGCTGGACAGGTTGAAGTCGGCTCTCATGGCCCTCGGGTTGAAATGCGGTGGCACTTTGGAAGAAAGGGCACAAAG ATTATTCAGCACGAAAGGTCAGACGGCGCTAGATAAGTCCCTGGTCGCAAAGAAGGGGGCCAACAAAGCCAAGGCCACAACACTGCAGCGGCACAAAGATATTGCAGCTATTGAGGCACAAGTTTACAG ATTCGCAAATATAGTAAGCAGTACTCGTACGGCAACAATAGAGAACGTGACGCGACGTGCCGCCCGAGCCGCAGGCGAGCGTCGCGACGAGAGTGATGAAGAGAGTGACGCTTCGGTCACTGGCGACGTAGACTCTGATGACGACGAAGTGCCTTACAACCCGAAGAACCTACCGTTGGGATGGGATGGAAAG cctATACCCTACTGGTTGTACAAACTGCACGGCCTCAACATCAGTTATTCGTGCGAGATCTGCGGCAACTTCACATACAAGGGTCCCAAGGCGTTCCAGCGCCACTTTGCGGAATGGCGCCACGCTCACGGCATGCGCTGTCTCGGCATCCCTAACACGGCTCACTTCGCTAACGTCACGCAGATTGAAGACGCGCTTGCGT tgtgggaaaaaattaaaaaccaaaaggaaggcgAAAGGTTTGTTGCAGAAAATGATGAAGAATATGAAGATTCCCAAGGAAATGTTGTTAACAGGAAGACGTATGAAGATTTGAAAAGACAAGGGCTTCTTTAA
- the LOC123869058 gene encoding probable ATP-dependent RNA helicase pitchoune, which yields MPTPDKILMRKIKKREKKKLKLISQKAKGVTNNDTGTEESEVSEKEVKKRPLEEQQTNYVTLPKKKKKKQDVTKVEVEEIKDEPASEESDQEQTKDNNEDEVKTKEESQLPGSSLCLGILSDQKFSCLEGKVCEATLMGIKDMGFTTMTEIQAKAIPPLLEGRDLVGAARTGSGKTLAFLIPAIDLIYKLKFKPRNGTGVIILSPTRELSMQTFGVLMELMKYHHHTYGLVMGGANRSTEAQKLSKGINILVATPGRLLDHLQNTPDFLYKNLQCLVIDEADRILEIGFEEEVKQIIRLLPKRRQTMLFSATQTKKTEALTALAVKHEPVYVGVDDHREQATVDSLEQGYIVCPSDKRMMVLFTFLKKNRKKKVMVFLSTCMSVKYHNELFNYIDLPVMSIHGKQQQTKRTTTFFQFCNAESGILLCTDVAARGLDIPAVDWIVQYDPPDDPKEYIHRVGRTARGLGTSGHALLFLRPEEIGFLRYLKQSKVTLNEFEFSWNKVSDIQLQLEKLISRNYFLNQSAKEAFKSYIRAYDSHHLKTIFDIDTIDLAKVAKSFGFTVPPAIELKVANKGPPQKRKGGGGFGYFKSLNAPHHKKNEKTKVYRQKGNNKRSVS from the exons ATGCCGACTCCGGATAAGATACTAAtgcgaaaaataaagaaacgtgaaaaaaagaaattaaaacttATTTCACAAAAAGCAAAAGGCGTAACTAATAATGACACAG GAACTGAAGAGAGTGAAGTTTCTGAAAAAGAAGTAAAGAAAAGACCACTAGAAGAACAACAAACAAATTATGTTACATTGCCAAAAA aaaagaaaaaaaagcaaGATGTCACTAAAGTAGAGGTGGAAGAAATAAAAGATGAGCCTGCTTCAGAAGAATCAGATCAAGAACAGACTAAGGACAACAATGAAGATGAGGTTAAAACAAAAGAGGAAAGTCAGT TACCTGGCTCAAGTTTATGCCTAGGAATCTTATCAGATCAGAAGTTCTCTTGCTTGGAAGGCAAAGTGTGTGAGGCAACTCTTATGGGCATCAAGGATATGGGTTTCACTACCATGACAGAGATACAGGCTAAAGCTATCCCCCCTTTGTTGGAAGGGAGAGATCTTGTCGGAGCCGCGAGAACTGGGTCTGGGAAGACTCTAGCCTTTCTTATACCTGCTATTGATCTTATATACAAATTGAAGTTCAAACCAAGGAATG gTACTGGTGTCATAATTTTGTCACCGACTCGTGAGTTGTCAATGCAAACGTTTGGTGTGCTCATGGAATTGATGAAGTATCATCACCATACGTATGGGTTGGTTATGGGTGGAGCAAACAGGAGTACAGAGGCACAGAAACTTTCGAAAG gaaTTAACATTTTAGTAGCTACACCAGGTAGATTGCTAGACCACCTGCAGAATACACCAGATTTCTTGTACAAAAACCTGCAATGTCTTGTAATTGATGAGGCAGACAGAATACTGGAAATTGGTTTCGAAGAAGAAGTCAAACAGATTATAAGACTTTTACCAA AACGACGTCAAACTATGCTCTTCAGTGCAACACAGACAAAAAAGACGGAAGCGTTGACAGCTTTGGCGGTCAAGCACGAACCTGTTTATGTCGGCGTCGATGACCATAGAGAACAGGCCACAGTGGACTCGTTGGAACAAGG ATACATTGTGTGCCCATCAGACAAACGCATGATGGTGCTGTTCACATTCCTCAAGAAAAACAGGAAAAAGAAGGTGATGGTGTTCCTGTCCACCTGCATGTCTGTCAAGTACCACAACGAGCTGTTCAACTATATCGACCTCCCCGTTATGTCTATACAC GGTAAACAGCAGCAAACAAAACGCACAACCACGTTTTTCCAATTTTGCAACGCGGAGAGTGGCATATTGTTGTGCACCGATGTAGCAGCTAGAGGGCTCGACATTCCGGCCGTGGATTGGATCGTACAGTATGATCCACCGGATGATCCAAAG GAATACATACACCGAGTGGGCAGAACAGCGAGAGGTCTGGGCACGAGCGGGCATGCGTTGTTGTTCTTACGCCCGGAGGAGATAGGGTTCCTCCGATATTTGAAGCAGTCTAAAGTGACCCTCAACGAATTCGAGTTCTCTTGGAATAAAGTCTCTGACATACAATTACAG CTTGAGAAACTGATATCAAGAAACTACTTCCTCAACCAGTCTGCAAAGGAAGCGTTCAAGAGTTACATCAGGGCTTACGACTCGCACCATCTCAAAACGATATTCGATATCGACACGATAGACTTAGCGAAAGTCGCTAAATCGTTTGGTTTCACCGTCCCACCGGCCATTGAACTCAAGGTTGCGAACAAAGGACCACCGCAAAAGAGGAAAGGAGGTGGTGGTTTTGGTTATTTCAAGTCGCTTAACGCCCCACATCataagaaaaatgaaaaaactAAGGTTTACAGACAAAAGGGCAACAATAAAAGATCTGTAAGCTAG
- the LOC123869059 gene encoding glucosidase 2 subunit beta: protein MIYSAWLRQLHSLTIVIFTFIISAQTDVPRPRGVSLSKASLYSPTKDFTCFDGTSTIPFSYVNDDYCDCFDGSDEPGTAACLNGVFHCTNAGHRPQNIPSSRVNDGICDCCDGTDEYSTPGTCSNICEELGKEARAKAQQLADLHKAGNHIRLELIEKGNKKRSEMAEQLSQLEKDKTEAEKIKIEKEAIKNELEAKENEALKVYRDAEEKDRQRRAELARQQEEKEASEQFARFDSNSDGILTTDEIKVVNVFDKNKDGEVDQDEILHFFGDKDSVNKEDFMSTTWPILKPLLMADQGMFRPAGDEEKGEETEADEEEDAQRVEDTEDLGGDDENIDDAPHEETDEHDVDPDNARTYDDETQKLIDEATEARRQLTDSERTIREIDSNIRTFQQNLEKDYGLQQEYATLDGQCLEYEDKEYIYKLCLFQKVTQKSKNGGMEVGLGDWGEWAGEEGKKYSVMKYTNGIACWNGPNRMTTVHINCGLESKLTSVTEPFRCEYKIELTTPAACDDSNLSQQTSHDEL, encoded by the coding sequence ATGATTTATTCTGCTTGGCTTAGGCAACTACATTCGCTAACAATAGTCATATTTACGTTCATAATTTCCGCACAAACGGACGTACCGCGTCCGCGCGGAGTTTCTTTATCTAAAGCGTCCCTGTATTCGCCGACTAAAGATTTTACATGTTTCGACGGAACAAGTACTATTCCTTTTAGTTACGTAAACGACGACTACTGTGACTGCTTCGACGGCAGCGATGAACCAGGGACAGCCGCTTGCTTGAACGGAGTCTTTCACTGCACAAATGCAGGACATCGACCGCAAAACATTCCAAGCTCTCGGGTCAACGATGGGATCTGTGATTGCTGTGACGGCACGGACGAATACTCTACGCCAGGCACGTGTTCCAATATTTGTGAAGAATTGGGCAAAGAGGCCAGAGCCAAGGCCCAACAATTGGCTGACCTGCACAAGGCTGGAAACCACATAAGGTTAGAGCTTATAGAGAAAGGTAATAAAAAGCGAAGTGAAATGGCTGAACAGCTATCACAGCTAGAAAAAGATAAAACTGAagctgaaaaaattaaaatagagaAGGAAGCTATAAAAAATGAACTGGAAGCCAAAGAAAATGAAGCTCTCAAAGTTTATAGGGATGCTGAAGAGAAAGATAGGCAGCGCAGAGCTGAGCTAGCACGCCAGCAAGAAGAGAAGGAAGCTAGTGAACAGTTTGCTAGGTTTGATTCTAATAGTGATGGTATATTAACAACTGATGAAATTAAAGTAGTTaatgtttttgataaaaataaggaTGGTGAAGTAGATCAAGATGAAATCCTACATTTCTTTGGTGACAAAGATAGTGTAAATAAAGAAGACTTTATGTCAACAACTTGGCCAATATTAAAACCTTTGCTGATGGCAGACCAAGGTATGTTCCGTCCAGCTGGTGATGAAGAAAAAGGGGAAGAAACTGAAGCTGATGAAGAAGAGGATGCCCAGAGAGTTGAAGACACAGAGGATTTAGGTGGTGATGATGAAAACATTGATGATGCCCCGCATGAAGAAACGGATGAGCATGATGTAGACCCTGACAACGCCAGGACATATGATGATGAAACACAAAAACTGATTGATGAAGCTACAGAGGCCCGACGTCAGCTCACAGATTCCGAACGCACAATAAGGGAGATAGATTCAAATATAAGAACATTCCAGCAAAATCTTGAGAAAGATTATGGTTTACAGCAGGAATATGCTACACTAGACGGTCAATGTTTGGAATATGAAGATAAGGAGTATATCTATAAACTATGCCTCTTCCAGAAAGTCACTCAAAAGTCAAAGAACGGTGGCATGGAAGTTGGACTCGGTGATTGGGGAGAATGGGCTGGGGAAGAGGGTAAAAAGTACTCAGTGATGAAATACACTAATGGAATAGCCTGCTGGAACGGGCCAAATAGAATGACTACAGTACATATTAACTGTGGTTTAGAGTCTAAGCTAACCTCAGTCACTGAACCATTCCGTTGTGAATACAAAATAGAGTTAACTACACCAGCTGCATGTGATGATTCTAATCTCTCACAACAAACTTCACATGATGAGTTGTAG
- the LOC123869061 gene encoding ATP-dependent RNA helicase DDX18-like — translation MEEEIISQFSFSMLESKIDSCILESLKSMGFLKPTKIQAKTLPHILLGDDIIGAAKTGSGKTLAFLIPIVEKLINMGFSKKHGVGCLIISPTRELALQTYIVLKKLLADISLTHSLIVGGEKKLKEIASLQKGVNIIVGTPGRILDHLENTSGFSCDNLKCLVLDEADKLLEAGFEKHVAGIIRKLPKNRQTVLFSATIDEKVENLARLALKDNPKLISVKDEKQSTASGLEQGYAICSVEKRLCWLYKMLRKCKKLKVMVFFSSCKSVDFHYEFFKVHCKAPVISIHGKQSQSRRKDAFQTFVEAEKGALFCTDVAARGLDIPSVNWIVQFDPPTDMKEYIHRVGRTARGLNNTGNAVILLRAEEEKFVDYLKREKVYLDKYNFGEPSDDVQKMLEDLIQRDGTMKILARKAYLSFLRCYNKHSHNEVFNIKNLDLKLAAKAFGFLEQPHVDFLNTRKRKKIKSNGTSER, via the exons ATGGAAGAGGAAATTATTTCGCAGTTTAGCTTTTCTATGTTAGAGAGTAAAATTGATAGTTGTATCTTGGAATCATTGAAATCGATGGGATTTCTAAAACCAACAAAAATTCAAGCTAAAACGTTGCCTCACATACTCCTTGGAGACGATATTATAGGTGCTGCGAAGACGGGCAGTGGGAAAACTTTGGCGTTTTTAATACCAATTGTTGAAAAATTAATCAACATGGGATTTAGTAAGAAACATG GTGTAGGTTGTTTAATCATTTCCCCAACCAGAGAATTGGCTCTACAAACCTACATAGTACTGAAGAAACTGTTGGCTGATATCAGTTTAACACACAGCTTGATTGTTGGTGgtgagaaaaaattaaaagaaattgcATCATTGCAaaaag GTGTTAATATTATAGTTGGGACACCCGGCCGAATACTGGACCATTTAGAGAATACTTCTGGCTTTAGCTGTGATAATCTGAAATGCCTTGTCTTGGACGAAGCTGATAAATTGCTTGAAGCAGGATTTGAGAAACACGTAGCTGGAATTATAAGAAAACTGCCAA AAAACCGACAAACTGTACTATTCAGTGCAACAATAGATGAAAAAGTTGAAAATCTAGCAAGACTTGCCCTAAAAGATAATCCCAAATTGATTTCTGTGAAGGATGAAAAACAGTCAACAGCCTCGGGTCTAGAACAGGG ATATGCCATTTGTTCAGTGGAAAAGAGATTATGTTGGCTGTATAAAATGCTTAGGAAGTGTAAAAAGTTGAAAGTTATGGTCTTCTTTTCCTCATGCAAATCTGTTGATTTCCATTATGAATTCTTCAAAGTACATTGTAAGGCTCCAGTCATTAGCATACAT GGTAAACAAAGTCAGTCGAGAAGAAAAGATGCATTCCAAACGTTTGTCGAAGCAGAAAAAGGGGCACTGTTTTGTACGGATGTGGCAGCCAGGGGTTTAGATATTCCATCAGTGAACTGGATCGTGCAGTTTGACCCCCCTACAGATATGAAG GAATATATTCACAGAGTGGGTCGCACGGCGAGAGGGCTAAACAACACTGGCAATGCCGTTATTCTGTTGCGAGCGGAGGAAGAGAAATTCGTTGACTATTTGAAGAGAGAGAAAGTCTATTTAGACAAATACAATTTTGGTGAACCTTCTGATGATGTGCAGAAAATG CTAGAAGACCTCATTCAAAGGGACGGCACTATGAAGATCCTCGCGCGCAAAGCATACCTTTCATTTCTGCGATGTTACAATAAACATTCACACAATGAAGTGTTCAATATAAAAAACTTGGACTTGAAGCTTGCAGCGAAAGCGTTCGGCTTCTTGGAACAACCGCACGTCGATTTCT TGAATACTAGAAAACGCAAGAAAATCAAAAGCAATGGGACATCTGAAAGATAG
- the LOC123869056 gene encoding WD repeat-containing protein 36 gives MAEGNRRSQIFTGARVLGYVSTHIPFVSRFIKRRGETLLCTSVGKWFHTYGCDKFRLLSVSGEHPGPITCMSGDCYHVYTASENNIYAWRRGCELKHVYKGHQAPVRIILPFAIHIISIDTDNVLKIFDIKEETEFLDLRFEAKHFKVTTLCHPPTYLNKILLGSKQGQLQLWNIRTSKLVYLFKGWNSAVNVTEPAPAIDVVAISLANGRIILHNIRYDQIVMEFLQDWGKVSCLSFRMDGVPLMVTGSTNGNLVMWDLEEKKVKSQIQSAHFSKIAGLQCLMSEPLMVTNSQDNSLKMWIFDMPDGGARLLKKREGHALPPNLVRYCEPTGENILAAGRDSSLHIMNTVTETFNKSMGRASKNRKLSKKKKSTQADYLILPPIIKLSSCMQRDKQWDSIASLHENQYLTTTWSYNKIRMGSHILKPPGVQKDVVATCLTVTHCGNFVIIGYSNGQVHKFNMQSGIYRGHYGEKGKTAHKGALRGVETDLCNQRVITVGADERLKFWHFKDATSPYYVLRLEETVNMTRCHRDSGLLALANEDFTITLVDIDTMTVVRKFEGHMGKINDIDFDCQSRWLVTSSMDCTICTWDIPSGQLVDIFSLEKPCTSLSMSPTGDFLASTHAGELGVFLWANKLLYDKVFLRPIDRRTVDIPRLKLPTTAAEKPDIEDLGIIDIGDEPEYKSPEQISEELLTLSGQPTSRWLNLLNLDIVKRRNKPKTQLTVPKSAPFFLPTIPSLELEFDLETEKLSSDKKLLIPESLSTLTPFAKKLNACENYGEYKECLEKLKILSPSSIEAEVVSMAPDVGGSIDVMNQFLKMIDVLLKSNKDFELAQSYLSLFLKVHTKTISENEELRKTLESVEESATQAWSKLQSHLLYNICVVKALKDM, from the exons ATGGCAGAAGGAAATAGGCGCAGTCAAATATTTACCGGTGCGCGGGTGTTAGGTTATGTCAGTACACACATACCTTTTGTATCCAGATTTATTAAGAGAAGAGGCGAAACATTGTTATGCACGAGTGTAGGAAAATGGTTTCATACGTACGGATGTGATAAGTTCCGTTTGTTGAGCGTAAGTGGGGAACATCCAGGTCCCATAACATGTATGAGTGGCGACTGCTATCACGTGTACACAGCTAGCGAAAACAATATTTACGCTTGGAGACGAGGCTGCGAACTTAAACACGTGTATAAAGGACACCAGGCACCTGTACGCATAATCTTACCTTTCGCTATACACATAATATCTATAGACACAGATAATGTTCTGAAAATATTTGATATAAAAGAAGAAACAGAATTTCTTGATCTGCGGTTTGAAGCAAAACACTTTAAGGTAACGACATTATGTCATCCGCCTACTTATCTCAATAAAATACTGCTCGGCAGCAAACAAGGTCAGCTGCAGTTGTGGAACATAAGAACTTCAAAATTAGTGTATTTATTCAAAGGATGGAACTCTGCGGTTAATGTAACAGAGCCAGCACCTGCCATAGATGTGGTTGCCATTTCTTTGGCTAATGGGAGAATTATTCTTCATAATATCCGCTATGATCAGATAGTTATGGAATTTCTCCAGGACTGGGGTAAAGTTAGTTGCTTATCATTCCGAATGGATGGAGTACCATTAATGGTAACTGGCAGCACAAATGGAAACCTAGTCATGTGGGATTTGGAAGAAAAAAAAGTGAAATCACAGATACAGTCTGCTCATTTTTCAAAGATAGCCGGCCTGCAATGTCTCATGTCAGAACCGTTGATGGTAACTAATTCTCAAGACAATTCTTTGAAGATGTGGATATTTGACATGCCTGACGGTGGAGCAAGACTGCTAAAAAAGAG aGAAGGTCATGCTTTACCTCCAAACCTGGTGCGGTACTGTGAGCCGACGGGTGAAAATATCCTTGCTGCAGGCAGAGATAGTAGCCTCCATATCATGAATACAGTCACTGAAACCTTTAATAAGAGTATGGGAAGAGCATCTAAAAatagaaaactttcaaagaagAAAA AAAGTACCCAAGCAGACTATCTCATCCTACCACCAATAATAAAGTTAAGTTCCTGCATGCAAAGGGATAAGCAATGGGATAGCATTGCATCACTTCACGAGAATCAGTACCTAACAACAACATGGTCTTACAACAAAATCCGTATGGGCAGCCATATACTGAAGCCCCCAGGAGTACAGAAGGATGTAGTAGCAACTTGTTTGACAGTTACACATTGTGGGaattttgttattatag GCTACAGCAATGGCCAGGTCCACAAATTCAACATGCAGTCTGGCATATACAGGGGACACTATGGCGAAAAGGGCAAAACAGCTCATAAAGGAGCTTTAAGAGGAGTTGAGACTGATTTGTGCAATCAGAGAGTGATCACAGTTGGTGCTGATGAAAGACTCAAGTTTTGGCATTTTAAAGATG CAACCTCTCCTTATTACGTGCTAAGATTAGAGGAAACAGTGAATATGACGAGATGTCACAGGGACAGTGGTTTGCTGGCGTTAGCAAATGAAGACTTCACCATCACCCTCGTCGATATTGACACAATGACTGTGGTGAGGAAGTTTGAAGGCCACATGGGGAAGATTAATGACATTGATTTTGATTGCCAGAGTCG ATGGCTGGTTACTTCATCAATGGACTGTACAATATGTACATGGGACATACCAAGTGGGCAACTTGTTGATATATTCTCT TTGGAGAAGCCGTGCACATCGCTGAGTATGTCGCCCACGGGAGACTTTCTGGCAAGTACCCACGCGGGCGAGCTTGGAGTGTTTCTGTGGGCCAACAAGCTGCTATACGATAAAGTGTTCCTCAGGCCCATCGATAGACGCACCGTTGATATACCGCGCTTGA aaCTACCAACAACGGCTGCAGAAAAACCAGATATTGAAGACCTCGGCATCATCGACATAGGCGACGAACCGGAATACAAGTCTCCGGAACAGATTAGTGAAGAGCTTCTCACTTTATCCGGTCAACCCACTTCAAGATGGCTGAATTTACTCAATTTAGACATAGTCAAAAGGCGCAATAAACCGAAGACACAACTAACCGTGCCCAAATCAGCCCCATTCTTCTTACCAACGATTCCTAGCCTTGAACTAGAGTTCGATTTAGAAACAGAAAAACTTAGCTCCGACAAAAAGCTTCTGATTCCCGAGTCGTTATCAACATTAACTCCTTTCGCTAAGAAACTTAACGCTTgcgaaaattatggagaatATAAGGAATGCTTAGAGAAGTTAAAAATACTTTCTCCATCTTCGATTGAAGCTGAAGTAGTCAGTATGGCGCCAGATGTTGGAGGGTCGATAGATGTTATGAACCAATTTCTCAAAATGATCGACGTATTATTGAAATCGAACAAAGATTTCGAGTTGGCTCAATCGTATTTGAGTTTGTTTCTGAAAGTGCATACAAAAACTATTTCGGAAAACGAGGAGTTGAGAAAAACGCTCGAATCTGTCGAAGAGTCGGCAACGCAGGCTTGGTCCAAATTGCAAAGTCATTTGTTGTACAATATTTGCGTGGTTAAAGCATTAAAGgatatgtaa